One Mycolicibacterium goodii genomic region harbors:
- a CDS encoding condensation domain-containing protein yields MRIGKITVGPLDEWSLKPGTVTSWQPTAAAREVARQAPVSSVPVSYMQQQHLRNYCERTAAGLNFSRQIIASCEVPGQCDISAMDHAVNAYLRRHDTFRSWFEEAGDGNFIRHSIEDPADIEFVPVDHGAMSTDEIHAHVVDIPSPLEWACFTFGVIQSEDHFTFFAAMDHVHGDATLIGTTMLEANGMYSALSGGGEALVLPDAGSFDDFCVRERERTADLTVDTPEVRAWIDFAENNNGGFPEFPLPLGNPKKTTSSDMTSEILMDPAQTERFESACTAAGARFVGGLFACLAQVEHELTGALTYYGLTPRDSRNATDNFMTQGWFTGLIPITVPIGAASFAEAAGSAQNSFDSNLFMAKVPYYRVLELAPSLRWPQPNFPVSNFFHGGAAPLNAVLAAADMGLANNIGIYPDGRYSYQLTIYIFRYGEGTAMAIMHPDNSVARKSATRYMETMRSVAAQVADSGNWGRLA; encoded by the coding sequence TTGCGAATCGGCAAGATCACCGTTGGCCCACTTGATGAATGGTCGCTGAAGCCGGGCACGGTCACCTCCTGGCAGCCGACGGCCGCCGCACGGGAAGTGGCCAGGCAGGCGCCGGTGAGTTCGGTGCCGGTGAGTTACATGCAGCAGCAACATCTGCGTAACTATTGTGAGCGTACGGCCGCCGGACTGAATTTCTCCCGACAGATCATCGCGAGCTGCGAAGTGCCCGGCCAGTGTGATATCTCCGCAATGGATCACGCCGTGAACGCCTATCTGCGCCGGCACGACACCTTCCGCAGTTGGTTCGAGGAAGCCGGGGACGGGAATTTCATCCGGCATTCCATCGAGGATCCGGCCGACATCGAATTCGTCCCGGTCGACCACGGCGCCATGTCGACCGACGAGATACATGCTCACGTCGTCGACATTCCGAGTCCGCTGGAGTGGGCGTGTTTCACGTTCGGGGTCATCCAGAGTGAGGACCACTTCACATTCTTCGCGGCCATGGACCACGTCCACGGTGATGCGACCCTCATCGGCACGACAATGCTGGAAGCCAACGGGATGTATTCGGCGTTGAGCGGCGGTGGCGAGGCCCTGGTTCTTCCCGACGCGGGCAGTTTCGACGATTTCTGTGTCCGCGAACGTGAACGCACCGCGGACCTGACCGTCGACACACCCGAGGTCCGGGCGTGGATCGACTTTGCCGAGAACAACAATGGCGGATTTCCGGAATTCCCGCTTCCGTTGGGTAATCCGAAGAAAACAACAAGCAGTGACATGACGTCGGAAATCCTCATGGATCCGGCGCAGACGGAACGTTTCGAATCGGCATGCACCGCGGCCGGGGCGCGTTTTGTCGGGGGTCTGTTTGCGTGCCTGGCCCAGGTGGAACACGAGTTGACCGGTGCACTCACGTATTACGGGCTCACTCCACGGGATTCGCGAAACGCCACGGACAACTTCATGACGCAGGGTTGGTTCACGGGTCTGATCCCGATCACCGTCCCGATCGGTGCGGCGTCGTTCGCCGAGGCCGCGGGATCCGCGCAGAACTCGTTCGATTCGAATCTGTTCATGGCGAAAGTGCCGTATTACCGCGTCCTGGAGTTGGCGCCGTCGTTGCGGTGGCCGCAGCCGAACTTCCCCGTGTCGAATTTCTTTCACGGTGGCGCCGCGCCGCTCAACGCTGTTCTCGCCGCGGCGGACATGGGGCTTGCGAACAATATCGGAATCTACCCGGACGGCCGGTACTCCTATCAGCTCACCATCTACATATTCCGATACGGCGAGGGCACGGCCATGGCGATCATGCATCCCGACAATTCAGTCGCCCGGAAATCGGCCACCCGTTACATGGAGACGATGCGCTCGGTGGCGGCTCAGGTCGCCGACAGTGGCAACTGGGGGCGCCTCGCATAG
- a CDS encoding RND family transporter, with protein sequence MRKLADLVVRWPLVVIGVWIAMAIALPLSFPSLGEMAEKHPLQVLPSDAPSSVTAAKMSEAFRESGNDDLLLVALINENGLTPDDEAVYRKIVDVLRADLINVVSVQDFIGTPQLRPFLTSEDKTTWVLPVSLEGELGTPRAFDSFNRVSELVEHTVPDGPLKVHLTGPAATVADLTVAGQQDRLPIEVAIAVLVLGVLLLVYRSAVTMLLPLVTIGSSLVIAQALVAGYSQLTGSGVSNQSIVFLSAIMAGAGTDYAVFLISRYHDYLRSGHDFDEAVRAAMLSIGKVIAASATTVGLTFLLLNFTKMGVFRTVGVAASIGIAVAFLAGVTLLPAILVLAGPRGWVKPRRELTSRFWRRSGIRIVRRPVTHLVGSVLVLALLAGLSLFAHYNYDDRKVVSADAPSSIGYAALERHFPISQSIPEYIFIQSPHDLRSPRALADLEQLASRVAQLPDVGLVSGITRPVGEVPPEFRATFQAGIVGDRLADGSTQISQRTSDLNRLASGAKTLADSLADVRSQINQIAPSIQSLVETFSSVRTEYGGDKLVRDVDTAAKLVASVNALGNAMGVNFAAVRDMFAWIGPVLTALQGNPVCDANPSCAATRAQFERVLDPGNQGNLNEINQLAQQLQGVEDRETLNATVKKLNAAMTNVAKAVNAMGLDKPGGPQKGVSELQQGANRLAGGSREVAGGVDELVKQVKVIAAGLNEASTFLLTMRNNAADPAQAGFNIPPEVFGLEDFKKASAAYISPDGHSVRYLVQTKLNPFSAEAMDQVNQIGDIARGAQPNTTLADAEISMGGFPVALRDTRDYYQQDIRFIIIATLIVVLLTLMVLLRTVIAPLYLVGSVVISYFAAIGLAVLAFQVIGGQQLHWSVPPLAFVVLVAVGADYNMLFVSRLRDESPHSVRYGVIRTLSSTGGVITAAGLIFAASMAGLMFSSIGIVVQGGFVIGVGILLDTFVVRTITVPAIASLVGRANWWPSRIGARQSNSRAPAEIG encoded by the coding sequence ATGCGTAAGCTAGCCGACCTTGTGGTGCGTTGGCCCCTGGTGGTGATCGGGGTCTGGATCGCGATGGCCATCGCCCTACCGCTGTCGTTCCCGTCACTGGGCGAGATGGCGGAGAAGCACCCGCTGCAGGTTCTGCCCAGCGATGCGCCGTCGAGTGTCACCGCGGCGAAGATGTCCGAGGCGTTCCGAGAATCGGGAAACGACGATCTTCTGTTGGTCGCGCTGATCAACGAGAACGGACTGACACCCGACGACGAGGCCGTCTACCGCAAGATCGTCGACGTCCTGCGCGCCGATCTGATCAATGTGGTGTCGGTGCAGGATTTCATCGGCACACCCCAATTGCGGCCATTCCTGACCAGTGAGGACAAGACCACCTGGGTCCTGCCGGTCAGCCTCGAAGGCGAACTCGGTACCCCGCGGGCCTTCGACTCGTTCAATCGTGTCTCCGAGCTCGTCGAACACACCGTCCCGGACGGCCCACTGAAGGTGCACCTCACCGGTCCGGCGGCGACGGTCGCCGACCTGACCGTCGCGGGCCAGCAGGATCGTCTCCCCATCGAGGTCGCGATCGCCGTGCTGGTGCTCGGCGTGCTCCTGCTGGTGTACCGCAGCGCGGTGACGATGCTGTTGCCACTGGTGACGATCGGCTCGTCGCTGGTCATCGCGCAAGCGCTCGTGGCCGGTTATTCGCAGCTCACCGGATCCGGCGTCTCCAACCAGTCCATCGTGTTCCTCAGCGCGATCATGGCAGGTGCGGGAACCGATTACGCGGTGTTCCTCATCAGCCGCTACCACGACTACCTGCGGTCCGGCCACGATTTCGACGAGGCGGTCCGTGCGGCGATGCTCTCGATCGGCAAGGTCATCGCCGCATCGGCCACCACGGTGGGCCTGACCTTCCTGCTCCTGAACTTCACGAAGATGGGTGTCTTCAGAACCGTCGGCGTGGCCGCCTCGATCGGCATCGCCGTCGCGTTCCTCGCCGGTGTGACGTTGCTGCCCGCGATCCTCGTGTTGGCCGGGCCCCGCGGCTGGGTCAAACCGCGACGCGAACTGACGTCGCGGTTCTGGCGCAGATCCGGCATCCGGATCGTGCGCCGACCGGTCACCCATCTGGTGGGCAGTGTGCTGGTCCTGGCACTGCTTGCGGGTCTCTCACTGTTCGCGCACTACAACTACGACGACCGCAAGGTGGTGTCGGCGGACGCGCCGAGCTCGATCGGATACGCCGCGCTGGAACGGCATTTCCCCATCAGCCAGTCCATCCCGGAGTACATCTTCATCCAGTCGCCGCACGACCTGCGCTCCCCGCGCGCGCTCGCCGACCTCGAACAGCTGGCCTCCCGCGTCGCGCAACTGCCGGACGTCGGCCTGGTCAGCGGCATCACCCGGCCCGTCGGCGAGGTGCCGCCGGAATTCCGTGCGACGTTCCAGGCGGGCATCGTGGGCGACCGGCTGGCCGACGGTTCCACACAGATCAGTCAGCGCACGTCGGACCTCAACCGGCTGGCCTCGGGCGCCAAGACGCTGGCCGACAGCCTCGCCGACGTGCGCAGCCAGATCAACCAGATCGCTCCGAGCATCCAGAGCCTGGTCGAGACGTTTTCGTCGGTGCGCACCGAGTACGGCGGCGACAAGCTGGTCCGCGACGTCGACACCGCGGCCAAACTCGTCGCGAGCGTCAACGCGCTCGGCAACGCCATGGGCGTCAACTTCGCCGCAGTCAGGGATATGTTCGCGTGGATCGGTCCGGTCCTGACGGCCCTGCAGGGCAATCCGGTGTGCGACGCCAATCCGTCGTGTGCTGCCACCCGTGCCCAATTCGAGCGGGTCCTCGATCCCGGCAACCAGGGCAACCTCAACGAGATCAATCAGCTCGCCCAACAGCTCCAGGGCGTCGAGGACCGGGAGACCCTCAACGCGACGGTGAAGAAACTCAACGCCGCGATGACGAACGTCGCGAAGGCTGTCAACGCGATGGGGCTCGACAAACCCGGCGGCCCGCAGAAGGGCGTGTCCGAGTTGCAGCAGGGTGCCAACCGTCTGGCGGGTGGCAGCCGCGAGGTGGCCGGTGGGGTGGACGAACTCGTCAAGCAGGTCAAGGTGATCGCCGCAGGCCTCAACGAGGCGTCGACGTTCCTGCTGACGATGCGGAACAACGCGGCAGACCCGGCACAGGCGGGTTTCAACATTCCGCCCGAGGTGTTCGGGCTCGAGGATTTCAAGAAGGCCTCCGCGGCCTACATCTCACCGGACGGCCATTCGGTGCGGTACCTCGTGCAGACGAAACTCAACCCGTTCAGCGCCGAGGCGATGGACCAGGTCAACCAGATCGGTGACATCGCGCGGGGGGCCCAGCCGAACACGACCCTCGCCGACGCCGAGATCTCGATGGGCGGGTTCCCCGTCGCACTGCGCGACACGCGCGACTACTACCAGCAGGACATCCGCTTCATCATCATCGCGACGCTGATCGTCGTGCTGCTGACATTGATGGTGTTGCTGCGCACGGTCATCGCGCCGCTGTATCTCGTGGGGTCCGTGGTGATCTCGTACTTCGCCGCGATCGGTCTCGCTGTCCTGGCATTCCAGGTCATCGGGGGCCAGCAGTTGCACTGGAGTGTGCCCCCGCTGGCGTTCGTCGTGCTGGTGGCCGTCGGCGCCGACTACAACATGCTGTTCGTATCGCGATTACGTGACGAATCTCCGCACAGCGTGCGATACGGCGTCATCCGCACGCTCAGTTCGACCGGCGGCGTGATCACCGCGGCGGGCCTGATCTTCGCGGCATCGATGGCAGGCCTGATGTTCTCCAGCATCGGCATCGTGGTGCAGGGCGGTTTCGTGATCGGTGTGGGGATTCTGCTCGACACCTTCGTGGTTCGGACCATCACCGTGCCCGCTATCGCTTCACTGGTCGGACGGGCGAATTGGTGGCCGTCACGAATCGGGGCGCGACAGTCGAATTCGCGGGCGCCGGCCGAGATCGGCTAG
- a CDS encoding AMP-binding protein, translating to MLHARASLRPHDVAFTFTDYDDDPSGVAESLTWSSLARRTMNVASVIRRHGAVGDRALILAPQGPEYILAFLGAMQAGLVAVPLPLPHRGSGHDRVSAVFADTEPTVVLTTSTAVKDVEEFVAAAQTDPTIIEIDSLSLDAENRADLEPAEPPSIAYLQYSSGSTRVPTGVMISHRNLTANFDQLMRSFFARTPVPPDTTLVSWLPFYHDMGLVLGVCAPILSGLRADLMSPVAFLERPSRWVRALAENPHAWSSAPNFAFDLAARKTSDDDLAGLDLGGVVGIISGAERVEPATLHRFVDRFAHFNFADHMMRPAYGLAEATVFVAAGTWDETSPAGYFDADALSSGLVRPSAPRKGTPLVRYEVPQSPSLCIVDAESGRATPPGVVGEIWVNGDNVADGYWGRPADQSVFGATLLDPSPGTPDRPWLRTGDLGFIHDGQLYIVGRSKDVLIIRGRNHYPEDIEATVQAITHGRVAAISVPVNSTEELVTVIELKKPADLDEAAKRRFGEVKSDVTAAVANAHGLSVADLVLVPSGTLPTTTSGKIRRAACAEQYQQKQFVRLDS from the coding sequence ATGCTGCACGCCCGTGCCAGCCTGCGGCCCCATGACGTCGCGTTCACCTTCACCGATTACGACGACGATCCGTCCGGCGTCGCCGAGAGCCTGACGTGGTCCTCGCTGGCGCGTCGAACGATGAACGTGGCCTCGGTGATCCGGCGGCACGGTGCCGTCGGCGACCGTGCACTGATACTCGCGCCGCAGGGGCCCGAGTACATCCTCGCGTTCCTGGGTGCCATGCAGGCCGGTCTCGTCGCAGTGCCGTTGCCGCTGCCGCATCGGGGTTCCGGGCACGACCGGGTGAGCGCGGTCTTCGCCGACACCGAGCCGACCGTCGTGCTCACGACCTCGACGGCCGTCAAGGACGTCGAGGAGTTCGTCGCCGCAGCGCAGACCGACCCGACGATCATCGAGATCGACTCGCTGTCCCTCGACGCCGAGAACCGCGCCGACCTGGAGCCGGCGGAGCCACCGAGCATCGCGTATCTGCAGTACAGCTCCGGGTCGACCCGCGTGCCGACCGGGGTCATGATCTCCCACCGCAACCTCACGGCGAACTTCGACCAGTTGATGCGGAGTTTTTTCGCCCGCACACCGGTTCCGCCGGATACCACGCTCGTGTCGTGGCTGCCCTTCTATCACGACATGGGTCTCGTACTCGGGGTCTGCGCCCCGATTCTCAGCGGGCTGCGCGCCGACCTGATGAGTCCGGTGGCGTTCCTGGAACGCCCATCCCGGTGGGTGCGCGCGCTGGCCGAGAACCCGCACGCGTGGTCGTCGGCACCCAATTTCGCGTTCGATCTCGCCGCGCGCAAGACCAGCGACGACGATCTGGCCGGTCTCGACCTCGGTGGGGTGGTCGGCATCATCAGCGGCGCCGAACGCGTCGAACCGGCCACGCTGCACCGCTTCGTCGATCGGTTCGCGCACTTCAACTTCGCTGATCACATGATGCGGCCCGCATACGGGCTGGCAGAGGCGACCGTGTTCGTGGCCGCGGGAACCTGGGACGAGACCTCGCCGGCGGGCTACTTCGACGCCGACGCGTTGAGCTCGGGCCTGGTGCGCCCCAGCGCGCCGCGCAAGGGCACCCCGCTGGTGAGATACGAAGTGCCGCAATCGCCTTCGCTGTGCATCGTCGACGCCGAGTCGGGTCGCGCGACGCCGCCGGGCGTGGTGGGCGAGATTTGGGTGAACGGTGACAACGTCGCCGACGGCTATTGGGGCAGACCGGCGGACCAGAGCGTTTTCGGCGCAACGCTTCTCGACCCGTCGCCGGGAACCCCGGACCGACCGTGGCTGCGCACCGGGGACCTTGGCTTCATTCACGATGGTCAGCTGTACATCGTCGGCCGCAGCAAGGATGTCCTGATCATCCGCGGTCGCAACCACTATCCCGAGGACATCGAGGCGACCGTACAGGCCATCACCCACGGCAGGGTCGCGGCGATATCGGTTCCGGTGAACAGCACCGAGGAGTTGGTGACCGTCATCGAGCTCAAGAAGCCGGCCGATCTCGACGAGGCCGCCAAGCGCCGGTTCGGCGAGGTCAAGAGCGACGTCACCGCCGCGGTGGCGAATGC